cccgcaccgCCATCCTGGGCAGATCACATCCCCAACAACGAAGAAGCGACATAAAAACAGGCAAATCGGGGGAAAATCGacaaaatcaaattaatatttcaatGTTAGAAATGGCGAAACGACCCCACCCCTCCTCCGCCAACAGtccgccacaaacacacacacacacacacacacacactcgcatgCTGGTGACAGTGACCGCGGTACGTGATATTGAGTGCCCGCGTCGagtgccgagccgaggatAGTGACCGAGGACAATTGgataaatggaaaacttttgtaGAACTAATTAAACGTTGAATAATGGATCGAACCAGGATTCGGGAAGtagacaacacacacacacacacgctgacaCACCGACGGTTGCCAGCTAACTCGAATAGGAACGGTCGGTGGCGCGGTTTTCGAGAGAAGAGAAGAACCAGTGACGAAACCGAGATTCGTACCGCGGGGCGATCAAGGTCTGGGGTGGGGTCTGGGCTGGCATTGAGGTTactgtcgccgtcgccatcaccGCCGATCAGCCGTTGGCTTTTGTGCTGTTGGAGGTGGTCGGGGGACTCccggactggactggaccggACACTGTCAATAACCATTTGGGTCGGTTATGTTTTACACACCTCCATCGGACGGTGACGGAAGCCATACGCAAGGAGGAGGCGTGGGGGAGATAATTCCACACACTCTTCCGCAGTTCCTCGCACTCTTGGCGGCTGCTGCCTCCGGCAACTTCCAAAACCAGGCACCATCGGCAACCCGACGACAGTCCGATTGGTTTTAAGAGCGGTTCCTCAGTTCCGGGGGAACCACCTGATTGCGGGTCGATTGCCGGGAGGAGGTTGATGATAGTACGGCCCCCGCGGACTGCCGGGGGCCgcgaagggggggggggagacaGAAATCGATTCTACGACTCAATTCCGCACCGACACAACTGGACGGTGTTACTTCTTTATatcttttcttcctttgtCAATCCTGactctgactgactgactgacacaccatgtgccgccgccatcatACCGCACCAGCTGGGCCCGCCCCTGTCTGTAGCATGCCCCGGTTGATGGGCAACATTCGGCAAGCCCATCGCCTGAGTAGTTCATTCGCCTTTCAACCGGCGATATGCTGGTGTAGCGGCCGTTCCATCAGCcgccctacacacacacacacacacaaaccacacTCAGGATACGGAGGGCTCATTCAGGAGCGCATTGatttttgctctttctcttGTGGATCGATTCATTTTTTTCGATGACTGACCGACACCTCTTGTCATTGacccaccaccgggcggcacCAGCAGACCTGGTCCAATAGAGAACACTTGAGTGTGTGGGGCGGTCTATCAAGTTTTATGAATATTGGAGCCACGGTACGGGGAGTTGCGGAGTGTGCGGAGACCACAGACTCACAGACGAAACAACGCCAAAAGATTGCATTTTTACTTGCCCAAACACAATAGATGGATGACTTGTTCGGTCGGGGAGGAGACCTGGAGAAAGACACGACCGAAAGATGTGCGAAGATAGACGAATGCCATTCCTGAATGGCAAGTCCGGcaagagagcgcgagagaaagaCCAAGTCCAGCGATTCATGCCAATTGTGTGCCTGCAAATCTGATGATGAGGCACAGTTTGGAGTGCGGAGTTTAGATAACAggcgcgggggggggggggggcccctCGAGGACCACGGTCCACACTGACAGTAATCGTAGAACCACGTCTCCATGAAGCTGGATTTCCATAACTGGTACTAACCCGCCGGTCCAGAAGACGAAGCTTGGGACAGAGGTCGAGTCTTTCGTCGTATAGCAAAGTTCCCACATCAAATATGCGCGATCCATAATGgaccgtcacacacacacacgcagagacaTGGACATGGAGATGCTCATCTCGCGATTGGTCGGCATTGGAGAATTGATTGACAGAAGCACACATTCCGGTCCGTCAGTTGAAGGAAGAGTAGCCTGTAGTAGCCGGCATTACGCCGGCAGCCGAAGTACGGCAGCGCCGAGGCGGGGCGCCGTCagccaacgcacacaccaatGCCCCCGGTGAAGCGCGCGTGTGTCCTACGCAAATGTGTACTCAACCCGATGACAAACTGACAGCCGACGAGCGGggattttagtttgatttctttctttctctttctctcagcACCTTCTTTCTACTTGGGATGTTGTTTCGCAAATTGACGATTTATTTTGGATGGTCCATcaagtgtttcgatttttaacttgacttttaaaacgtcaaacctcattctggaaattgtaaacattgagcaaaaactttgacatttacgaaatggggTACGCTATACGCttggcagaaaattgggaaatggTTATGTTAGTAACCAGAATTGTCGTACCTTGGGGAGCTCGGAAAACCAACatgtcgtgcaagagaagcctATGCAACTCTGGATTTTGGTCTGACGGCCATCGGGCCcatttttgcttcgaaaatgaagaaacagCCGCCGTAACCGATAGTGTCGAAGCTACCaagaagctgaaaacttgaacGACATGTCCAGCTGGTAAGGGTGCAGAGCTGACAGTGGGCCAGAGACTAGTAGGCTCTCGGGTGAACgaataaaacgaagaaaatggtACGGAAGTGAGCGtaacttcattctggaaattgtaaacattgaGCGAgaactttgacatttacgaaattgGACGCTATGCACCTTGGCAGAAGATTGAGAAATGGCCAATGTAATAACCAGAACTGCCGTACCCTGTGGGGGGCTCGGAAAcccccacacgtcgtgcaagagaagccagTCCACACcacgagtgactgtttggtgcggaagAGTGAATCGATGTCGAATTTGGCACAGCAGTGGGGTGAAGCTCTAACACATCCAGCGCAACACACTCCCGAAATCGGACCAGGCGCAACTTGCGGCGTTGGATAGAGTTAAGAAACGAGACGGAACAGGGCCCAAAACATAGCAAATAAGAACGAAGGTAAGGCGCAAACCGAAGACGTAACGAATCTAAACACCAAATCCCAACATGCAGAGACACACAGACAACGTAAGTAACAGTAAGAGAGTATGGCACATCAATCAGCTACACAGAACAAGTTGTCTACTAAGTCTATTTAGTCTGGGCGCGCTACAACGGTCGTCCACATTAGCGCACGAGAGGAAAGTCACTAAGACTTCACCAGAGGGCCTCCAGACACGTTGACACCGCGTTCTGGGTTTCGGTCTCTGAAAGTGGACCTCGCGAATCTTGCCACCGGATTAAACAAATAGGGATTACGACGCCGGCGAAGCTCTCTCAGCCGACACAGTGAAACCTAGGTTCGGGTTTcgcagaacaacaacaacaataacaacaacacagaagcatgcgccaccaacacacacacacacacacacacacagatacacactTAGAACGAGAAGCTCACAGCAGAAGTTTGGAACACGCGGAACTTTGGCACGCCTCGACACTGGCGACACTTTGTAtgtgcgcacgtgtgtgtttgtgtgtgtttgtgtgtgtttgtgtgtgtgtgtgaggcggTGGAGAATTAGGGTTTGAAATCCTAAAAACATGGTAGACAAGctttacacacaaacacacacagacgaacAGGCGCAGGCATACGCAAGGATTGAGGACCCTTCACACGAattgagagcgagagagagagagagcgagagtaaCCGATAGACACGGaaggcgatgatgacgatgatgatgatgattagaaccaaagaagaagaagaagagcaagaaataaaaaacggaaaacgggatATACGATTGTGagatggtgatgatgttgtGATCGCGTTGTGAGGAAAACAAACGAGCAAGGATGTCTGAAAGGGCGAAGGGCCTGGGGCGGGTGGGGGGGTGATTGGAAAAAGGCATGGGAAGTAGGTGGAGGGGCGGAGGGGTGGATGGGGAGCACCAAAGTGCAAGTTCTCCGTGGGAGTCGAGTTCGTCCACTCGCGCCGTCCTATCCGCGAGACCCTGACAGCCCTCTCACAACACCCACCAACAAACTCCCCGTCTCCCGCACGGCACACGccacggttttgttttgtttggtttcgtttggttcgtttttttataCGTCTACATCGAAAGACACAACAACatccaaaaacacaacaacagcaaacagaGTGTGGTTCGTTTCCAGAAACTGGGTagcggtagtagtagtagtagtagtagtagtagtagtgtgGTATAGAAGAGGGTGTAggggtagtagtagtagtagagcGCGCAATCCACTTACCGAGTCGTGGTGCGGGTGGCGAAAGTCCAGCGAGCTCTCGCCGGACGACTTGTCGTCGCCCCGGTCCCAATCGATCTCCTTCTTCAGCGACTACACAGCaggaaagaaacgaagaaacgaagcggggtgggggggaccCCGCGTTATAGAGAAGGTCCTGCTGGTGCTCTGGGGGGGCTTCTTACCAGAGGTACCTGCTGCACCGGTCCCATGATACCGGACGGTCCAGCGATTGGTTCGGTGGTCAGCGGGCTGCCCTGAAGACCGCTAGCGTTGAAGACGGCCagggcggcggctgctgcagccgccgcggccgccgtctgCTCACAGACACGCCGCGACGCGTTGCTGCTTCGCTGGTGCAGATgatgccggtgctggtgcgtctggtgatggtgctgttgctgctgctgctgctgtggtgaACTcctttgctgttgctgctcgccATTCTTCCCCGGCGACGTCGCCAGCGTCACAGTCGAGCCGCCTCCGAGAGATTCGCCGACGGAGAGGCCACCGCGCGACGATGGCCGCAgatccgccgccaccagcaactGCGAACCGGGCGATGTACcggacgcagcagcagaagacgacgtggtggtggtggcggctgcggcggcggcagcggcagccgccgcaTTCAGCGTCGCCGAAAGGCTGCTTCCGGGTGCCGTCGTGTTGgctgcggcagcggccgccgcagccgccgcagcagcggccgcatTCAGCGTCATGTTGAGGCCCGAAAACGCCGAAAAGTCTGCAATACGCCGAACACCGGCCATGGGAAGATTAGCTAGCTTACGCTTCTCGCAGTGTCGGACCATTGTCGTCGCCTCCAACTTACCAACTTCGCTCTTGATCTTCACCGGCGGCTCGTATTCGTCCTCGGAGTTGTTACTGAAGCTactactgttgttgttgttgttgttgttgttgttattattattgccgGGTTTGTTGCCTCCgtgctgatggtgatgcgcGTCATGCTCGTCGTCGGACGAGCGCCGACGTCGCTGCTGGggccgatgatggtgctgatggtggtgctcaGCCGTACGAAGCAGCTTCGTGGCCATCAGATCGCTGCTATgagccacggtggccaccaaatgttgctgctgctgctggtgatggtggttgtggtggtgtggtaGGTGCAGTAGGTGACGGCTCGAGCCAaggatactgctgctgctgccgctgctggtggtcgtaGCGGCGGTGCTACCGATGTGCAGATCGTGCGGCTCATCGTTATCTTCATCCTCATCCAGCGgttcatcgtcatcatcgtcaacatcatcatcctcctcatcgtcgtcgtcgtcctcgcaATGCCGCAGTGCCTCCCCGCAGTCCTCCTCCTCTTCGCCCTCCACCACCTCCCCGTCgaccgggggtggtggtggcggctcgTGATGCGCGTCAGCATGGGCGGCCACAGccactaccgccgccgccgccaagaggtggccggcggtggccacatcATCACTCTCGtcctcatcctcatcgtcctcctctcccgccgccgccggccttTCGTGGTGTTCCTCTGCCTCCTCCCGATCGTCGTCTTCctgatcatcatcgtcctcgaTCACATTTCGCAGCAGAAGCCGCTGCTGGGGCTgaggctgatgatggtggtggctgggGTGGTGTCGTTGATGACGctcctcgccgtcgtcctcaTCGGCGTCAGTCGGGAGCCGCTGGTCGACAGCAGCGGTGGTCtcagccgccgtcgccgccgccgccgtagcgATCCCATCGGCCACCTTCGCCGCCGGGACTGTCTCATCCttgacgccgccgccaccaccaccgtcatcgtcgtcgtaccCATCGTCCGGTAGGCGCAGCAAACGTTCCGGTGGCCTCTCGTAGTGCCGGGCATCTCCCTCTATCACCAGACCGAGATTATTGCTTCGACTACGGGGTGATGCCgtctgttggtggtgttggtgatggcGACTGCTGGCTTCCTCATCTCCGCTAGGGAGCTGCGCCGGGGTCGTAGTAATGGGACCGACCAGCTCCAACTCCTTCGATCGGCCGCCGCTACGTCGATGATGACGGCCACCACTCGGGTCTTCGTCCACGTTCTCTtcgtccaccggcggcgcaTCGTTCCGAGAGACGAGCTCTGCGTCGTCCAGGGCAGCAGTAGAGCCGCCGCTACTGATGACTGCTACGGCCAGCTGGGACGGTAGAAtactaccgccgccgccggaaccgccgccggagcCACCAGGTGCAGGCGGAGGACTCTGTATCACTAGCCGGTGTCGTTGTTGCGTCGTTGGAGAGGTTCGTCGTATTAGCCGTGACTGCGggctggtgatgatgctggccAGGGCCGCAATCGAGGTGAACGGGGAACTACTACCGATAGCCGACGCGGTGTGCGGTGTCTGGAGCGActcgtcgtcctcttcctcctgTAGGCGGCTCTTACTGAGCGCGGTCGAGAGGTCGGTaacgccaccgctgccgccactaGAACTGTTGTAgtgctggctgctgttggtggccgacggaggtggcggcgttgtcgtcggtggcggtggcgtcgttGTCCTTGTTGTCGCCGTgccgctactactactgccgctgctggcagCGGCCGTTCCGGAACTGAGCCGCTGGTGGCCAAAtagttgctgctgttccggcggctgatggtgatgttgctgctgcagctgctgctgatggtgtttCTGATGgaggtggtgatggtggtgtggctGCGACACACTCGACGCTGctgttactgttactgttgctggtgccgTAGTAGTTGTTATGCTCGCTGAGCGTTGCACCGTGTGCCGACTACTGCTGGTAGTGGAGGTGttgaccgtcgtcgtggtggtatACGAAGAAGAGGAGGAACTGCTGTTGCTCACGGTTAGacgcccgctgctgctgctgctgctggtggtggcggtcaTAGTAGTGGCGGCTGTTGTCatggtcgtcgccgtcgccgccgaacTTGACGTCGCTGTCTGTGCTGCGGCCGTCGTAGCGGTGGCCGTAGTAGCACTcgcagccgccgtcgtcgtcgtagttgGTGAACTCCTCGACAGGTTGGTCGGCAGGAGCAtggtttcggtggtggtggcggtgaggGCCGCTgtagcaccggcaccggtgccgcTGCCACCCACGTGCCCATGACTTgcgcttccgctgctgctgctgctgctgtgtgctcTCAGCCGTTCGGGATCTAGCCTCGTCTCCGTCAGCGGACTGCTCTGGTTGGTCATCTCCGTCAAACCCTTgacctgcgtgtgtgtgtgtgtgtgtgtgaaagagatGATGCCGCGTGAGTCACAACTGGGAGGGATGGCAGGAGGAGTGGAGTTCAGGACCTACCTTGAGCGATTTGGCCGTTTTTAGCAGTGGCGAAAGCTGACAGTACTCAACATTTACCTCCCCTTTGTACATGAAGTCGACCAACGAGCGCAGCTCGGCCAGGTGGACGTCCTTCAGGATGACGAtcgggtgccgggccgggaagtCGTGAAACAGCGACTGGAAGTACGAGGAGCAGGCCGAGAGGACAACCTGTCGggacgaaacgaagcgaaaaagcgaaaagctcATTAATGAGAAAACCTagtggacggtggtggtgcggtggaaGATTGTCTAATTTTGACAGATGTGATGTTAACCCACCCCACTCCCGTACTCGTACTCCTGACATGCCGCCAGAGCCCCCGCCAGGTATTAATTGATTTCCTTCGCGGTTGGCTACTGAGCTCACGGCGAGAGCCGTCCGACCGCGCAGAGATGTTGATGCAAGCGGGGTGGGAGATGGGGTTGTGGGAGGACAGGAGGGCTTTGATTTGACACCGCCCGGCAGGAAAATGGGCCCGCTTTCTGAGAGCTACATAGAGCTAGAGCGaccgatcatcatcgtcgtcgagttgattgattgatgggGTTTCAACGGGaaccggttcgggttcgggaccCGAGGGGTCTGACATGGgtacccaccaccacccctccCTGCTCCCTGGTGGTCAAGTCATGCAAAAGTCATGCGCTAATGCAAAAGcccagtggcagtggcattCCCCCGCGGGGATCGCTAGGGACtacgaaagagagaaagcgagagaaagagagagagtgtgtgatAATTTATGCCCTACGGCTCTCTCCGGAATGCTGTGTTGTGACCTTTTTGACCAGCTCGGTTTGGGGGGCGCCGCGTAGCACGCGGCGCACTCTATTACCGACCAGCGGCGATCGTCCCGAAACATAAGCAACAACATAAGTCACCCGATTTCCgagcacacacatacacacacacatacacattaaTGTTGTGGGGCTGGACCACCCCGCTG
This window of the Anopheles cruzii chromosome X, idAnoCruzAS_RS32_06, whole genome shotgun sequence genome carries:
- the LOC128275995 gene encoding uncharacterized protein LOC128275995, whose protein sequence is MGSDHYCLRWNNHQSNLLGVFAQLLQDESLVDVTLACSDGATIRAHKVVLSACSSYFQSLFHDFPARHPIVILKDVHLAELRSLVDFMYKGEVNVEYCQLSPLLKTAKSLKVKGLTEMTNQSSPLTETRLDPERLRAHSSSSSSGSASHGHVGGSGTGAGATAALTATTTETMLLPTNLSRSSPTTTTTAAASATTATATTAAAQTATSSSAATATTMTTAATTMTATTSSSSSSGRLTVSNSSSSSSSYTTTTTVNTSTTSSSRSQHYNSSSGGSGGVTDLSTALSKSRLQEEEDDESLQTPHTASAIGSSSPFTSIAALASIITSPQSRLIRRTSPTTQQRHRLVIQSPPPAPGGSGGGSGGGGSILPSQLAVAVISSGGSTAALDDAELVSRNDAPPVDEENVDEDPSGGRHHRRSGGRSKELELVGPITTTPAQLPSGDEEASSRHHQHHQQTASPRSRSNNLGLVIEGDARHYERPPERLLRLPDDGYDDDDGGGGGGVKDETVPAAKVADGIATAAAATAAETTAAVDQRLPTDADEDDGEERHQRHHPSHHHHQPQPQQRLLLRNVIEDDDDQEDDDREEAEEHHERPAAAGEEDDEDEDESDDVATAGHLLAAAAVVAVAAHADAHHEPPPPPPVDGEVVEGEEEEDCGEDVDDDDDEPLDEDEDNDEPHDLHIGSTAATTTSSGSSSSILGSSRHLLHLPHHHNHHHQQQQQHLVATVAHSSDLMATKLLRTAEHHHQHHHRPQQRRRRSSDDEHDAHHHQHGGNKPGNNNNNNNNNNNNSSSFSNNSEDEYEPPVKIKSEVDFSAFSGLNMTLNAAAAAAAAAAAAAANTTAPGSSLSATLNAAAAAAAAAAATRSSNASRRVCEQTAAAAAAAAAALAVFNASGLQGSPLTTEPIAGPSGIMGPVQQVPLSLKKEIDWDRGDDKSSGESSLDFRHPHHDSNLGSFLLGSTGGYPRSGMKSAPPSTGIIGFPGGAALGAIPFVFPFAPLGLGLFETDPQRLLAMLQHQSALAEEALRYRSLLLDGPATSGSGGGVAAGLPSTAEDCKQDHSLELNHHQHHHHHHQHQHQHRPTVNRASTATGLPATIIRVRDGLTKEAFRSRMADEELLLQKPPANLTAAASVSGTTEYGSPRSFPAIAGAAVEKVPAPSPATPTLLADPDNTKCHICMANFPSAWLLEQHSALQHPHLTIHDDKPYHCGLCGQRSRYACCRYRTVLSGKPGQRSELGGGAGVDGGGAGLAGGRSRVPADKLFTCDVCGMQFRYLKSFKKHRLNHALERLHGKKGTVGPAVPGGCGLASSPRPSHGPDSEPAVSSTNPEVPDGSAIAVADLRGLLEGARVGGGRGASEEQDDTVSDSVPVTTTAGPVDDTQPKITSSSSSSSEGSGSDSSSDSNSPTNTTSTSTSTNSTTTSTMVNHQLVPSVGCQGYSSNASGSGSGSTTGSALPAQLKRVPPHPHEHQHSIGLSVRSMEAESSSAQHHQQQHHQQQHHQQHHHQQQQQQESLSHTLNSLINAETIPHHRLLGLDPQEASILNFLRVDAAEKQRDRRFACPFCGKCVRSKENLKLHVRKHTGERPFVCLFCGRAFGGKSDLTRHLRIHTGERPYHCEACGKCFARADYLSKHLTTHVHQMSPRP